The genomic region ACTAGGCGCTATCGAGTCTCTTTAATGATTCACTACCCTGTTCTAATTACAAACACCTTGTCTCTGAGATCAAGGCTCATACTGAAGCACAAAATTTTATTCCTAGAAAAGTTTCGCGTGATCAAAATAGGGTACCTCATAATCTAGTCATCTTGTTGGGTGCACAGAGTGGAGCATTGCATGTTCGCTTAATCAAGGTCTTCCCTGCATTTCGGATTTTGTAACTTCAGATTGTAACTCTATTCCCTTGAAATATAATCCATAAACAAGAGAAGAAATAAAGAAAGCATACACTGACTTAATAGTATAGCCCacggtatgaacatcaacaccaaCAGCCAAGTACCCACCCACATGCCTAATATTgatacccccccccctccccaaatCCAAATATATAAGACCGAATACGTTTTTCAAGATTGCTTTTGACTGTAGATAAAATTAATAATCTAATTCTATCATTAAAAACTCATTTCACAAATttacatacgaatttgatggtatacCTTATATAGCATATACATCATATTCTTGTTTCAACCGGTGGTTAAAGGCAACCTAAAAAAACTTATTAGTCCCTATATATTTGTACGGAGGGAGGGAGTATGTTAGTCGCCGTGGAGACGGGTTCAAAGGTGTGTATTTGGACTTTTGGAGAGCATGTGCAGTAATTTAGGAAGTCAGACCTACGGAACGCGATCGAGTTTTGTTGATACTAATCAAACCATTAACTAAATTAAGATGGGATCCCGGCCGTGAGTGAAcatggctagctagctagctactctTCTCGTTTCTGCCCACCCATCCGGAGCCTTGCATGCAGCTGGAGAATGGAATGCCAGCTCGATCGATCCTAGCCTGCCACTAGGTCAACTTGGACACTGTAATTATCACCGATCGACGTATCTCGTTGTTAATTTGCATGCGCCTAGAATAGAGCCAGAGTGCGCTACTCGGTCAAAGTTGTTGACAATGGGTTAGTAAACCCTAGGTAAGGTAAGTCGCCGGGCGATGCACGGTGCACGATGAACTCGGCGAGCAGACTAACAGGAAATGCCAATGTCAAAGGATCCGAGTCCACTGATCGCATTGCGTACCTACATCGATCATCAGCTTACGCGTACTTCCACATGTGTAGGGCATCGAACAGATATAACTAGTCTGTCTATGTCAGGCGATGGGGATCTTTTGCATACTAGTTGATCTGCATCAATCAATAAATTACTGTCGTGAGTAAGGAGAGAGATTTGCATGACAATTacatgctgcacgtcttgctagcgGCTACTGTGGAACTAGATCGACATATACACAGTCAACAGTACTACCGTCACTCTGATCATAGGAAACTTCTCATCGAATAACCCATTCAATGCACAACCAAAATCACTCGATCGGTTCACCGTAAGATCTCGCACCCATGCACGGCCCCCAGCACTATATATACTGACCCAACCTTCTCTGCACTCAGCACCCAACTCGACCATCTCACTCCACACAGCTCACTCACAATGGCTACTAGCACCAGGCTTGCAGCTCTTGGCTTTGTTGTCCTTGTGAGCATTGGGTTCGCCGATGCAGCAAGGATGCTAGCTAGCTCCTCCAGtgcttcaggtggtggtggaggaggtggtgggggaggtggTGCGAATGGTGGGAGTGGATGGGGTGGAGGGTCTGGATCGGGTGGAGGCTTAGGATATAGTGAAAGCGGTGGAGATTGGGGTAACAAGTGGAATTTCGCCAAGGggtctggaggaggaggaggagcaggcggtGGGGGAGGATCAAAGGGTGGATCCGGGTCTGGTTTCGGATCTGGTTCTGGTAGAGGGAGTGGTGTGAGTGGCTCTGCATCAGCCCCTAGCGGCAATGGATACGCCAATGCTGATGGTAATGGCGGGGGCGGGGGTAGTGGTGGGGGTGCAAATGGGTCTAGCGGAACTGGGGTTGGGTCTGGCCTTGGCAAGGGATATGGTGAGAGTGGTGTGACAAAGGCACCGACTCCTGTTGCCGGTGGTGATGGTACCAGCTACTCAGATGCTGGTGGTAGTGGTAACGGGGGTGGCGGCGGTAACAACGGAAATGGAGGTGGTGCCGGAGCTGGCGCTGGACAGGCCGGTAGCGACGCCACTTCTGGAGGCTTTGCAAATGCAGGAGGAAGCGGCAATGGTGGTGGCGCAACCGGAAGTGTCGCTGAAGGTCCAAGCGTTGGAGTTGGATCGGGTGCTGGGTCTGGCGCCGCTCAGACCGGTAGCACTGGCTCTTATGGCGAAGGCTATGCCACGGGAATGGGTGGTGGCATGGGTGGCGGCACCGGTGAGAGCCAGAATGGCGGAACTGGCAATGGTGGAGGCAATGGATCAGGATCTGGTGGTGGCGGATACCACTAAATTATCCTTTCTCAATCAAGATAGAACTTGGACCTCGACATGTATTTTAATTTCCATCATTTTACTAGCATTACGAATTGAAGGACATGGGGCGTGCACTAAAGGGACGATCCTAAGCATAGGTGGAGGGAACTAAATAGCATTTCTTGGATTAGCATTTAGCTCCTACAGCTGTTCAGGCCGGTTTGTGCCAACAGACATAATAATAATGTGAAGGAGTACCTCCTTTGTAGTTTTTTTCTATCTCAATAGTCAAATCACTTGATTTCGCCGTTTTGTTTCCAATGCCTTTTTGAGTTTTGACCCAATTTACATGTTCAAGTATGTTTCTTGTGTGCATACCCACGAGAGTATGCAAGTCTGTGGTTTTCTAGAGCTATGCAAACTCCGACTTTGCTTTCTATTTAAAATAACCCCTCGTGTAAGTTGGGTTCGTTTTTGAATCGGTATTAACAAAATAGTTCCGATCTTAACCATCAACATAGAACGTAGTATTAAGACACCATATTCATACCATTGGATGCACCGTACAAAATGTTATTCCATAATATATACTCAGGTGTATTAAAACCATCATAGTTCATAGAAATTGGTACTCAAAAGTGTTAGACTAAAGAATGTTAATGTGTAAAtgaggcgccagaaaagagcttgatgtctactacacaacctttttcttgtagatgttgttaggcctctaagtgcagaagtttgtatgacagtagaaaatttctctcaagtggatgacataaggtttatcaatccgtgggaggcgtaggatgaagatggtctctctcaaacaacactgcaacaaaataacaaagagtctcttgtgtccccaacacacccaatacaatggtaaattgtataggtgcactagttcggcgaagaaatggtgatacaagtgcaatatggatggtagatataggtttttgtaatctaaaaatataaaaacagtaaggtagcaagtggtaaaagtgagcgtaaacggtattgcaaggctaggaaataaggcctaaggttcatactttcactagtgcaagttctctcaataataataacataattggatcatataactatccctcaacatgcaacaaagagtcactccaaagtcactaatagcggagaacaaacgaagagattattgtagggtacgaaaccacctcaaaattattctttctgatcgatctattcaagagtccgtagtaaaataacacgaagctattctttccgttcgatctatcctagagttcgtactagaataacaccttaagacacaaatcaacccaaaccctaatgttacctagatactccaatgtcacctcaagtatccgtgggtatgattatacgatatgcatcacacaatgtcagattcatctattcaaccaacacaaataacttcaaaaagtgccccaaagtttttaccggagagtcaagacgaaaacgtgtgccaacccctatgcataagttaacaaggtcacggaactcgcaagttgatcaccaaaacatacatcaagtggatcacgtgaatatcccattgtcatcacatataagcacatgcaagacatacatcaagtgttctcaaatccttaaagactcaatccgataagataacttcaaaggaaaaactcaatccattacaagagagtagagggggagaaacatcataagatccaactataatagcaaagctcgagatacatcaagataatgcaaatcaagaacacgagagagagagagagagagatcaaacacatagctactggtacataccctcagccccgagggtgaactactccctcctcgtgatGGAGAGTGATGGgattatgaagatggccaccgagagggattcccccctccggcagggtgccagaacgggtctagattggttttcggtggctatagagacttgcggcggcggaactcccgatctaggttatgttcggGAAGTTTGTGTATATATAAGAgatgttggcgtcgggaacaagtcaggggggtctccgaggcggccaggaggtagggggcgcgcccagggggtagggcgcgcccccaccctcgtgggtgcctcgggactcttctggcccatctccaatactccgtgggcttcttctggtcccaaaataatctccgtgaaatttcaggtcaattggacttcgtttggttttccttttctgcgatactcaaaaacaaggaaaaaaacaaaaactggcactgggctctaggttaataggttagtcccaaaagtcagataaaatagcatataaatgcatataaaacatcctagatggataatataatagcatggaacaagcaaaaattatagatacgttggagatgtattagccacgatctgagacgtcggatcgtgggctccACACGCACTGTCCTAACCCTAGTCACCTTGAACATCTCATATCTGCT from Triticum aestivum cultivar Chinese Spring chromosome 4A, IWGSC CS RefSeq v2.1, whole genome shotgun sequence harbors:
- the LOC123082635 gene encoding putative glycine-rich cell wall structural protein 1, with protein sequence MATSTRLAALGFVVLVSIGFADAARMLASSSSASGGGGGGGGGGGANGGSGWGGGSGSGGGLGYSESGGDWGNKWNFAKGSGGGGGAGGGGGSKGGSGSGFGSGSGRGSGVSGSASAPSGNGYANADGNGGGGGSGGGANGSSGTGVGSGLGKGYGESGVTKAPTPVAGGDGTSYSDAGGSGNGGGGGNNGNGGGAGAGAGQAGSDATSGGFANAGGSGNGGGATGSVAEGPSVGVGSGAGSGAAQTGSTGSYGEGYATGMGGGMGGGTGESQNGGTGNGGGNGSGSGGGGYH